One part of the Eptesicus fuscus isolate TK198812 chromosome 20, DD_ASM_mEF_20220401, whole genome shotgun sequence genome encodes these proteins:
- the LOC103296944 gene encoding polyunsaturated fatty acid lipoxygenase ALOX12-like isoform X1, which yields MGRYRIHVATGAWLFSGSFNRVQLWLVGERGEAELELQLRPARGQVEEFEQDVPQDLGPLQFVKLRKHHSLVDDAWFCDRITVQGPGAFQEAAFPCYSWVQGEDLLTLPEGTARLAGNNTWDVFQKHREQELEERQQIYCWATWREGLPLTIAADSIDDLPANTRFHEKKRLDYEWTMITGIMDIALKHVYAFLRSWNSLEDFDALFWGQKTALAEKVQKCWQDDELFGYQFLSGANPMLLRRSTSLPSRLVMPSGMGDLQAQLEKELQNGSLFEADFILLDGIPANVIQGEKQYLAAPLVMLKMEPSGKLLPMVIQIEPPNPSNPTPSLFLPSDPPLAWLLAKIWVRSSDFHLHELQYHILNTHLLAEVITVATMRCLPGLHPVFKLLIPHTRYTLDVNTRARVQLISDGGLFDKVRSTGGGGHVQVLRRAMTQLTYRSVCPPDDLADRGLLGIPSALYAHDALRLWEIIARYVEGIVHLFYHGDDVVRGDPELQAWCREITEVGLCQAQDRGFPVSFQSRAQLCHFLTMCIFRCTAQHAAVNAGQFDWFAWVPNAPCSMRMPPPTTKEDVTMDTVMGSLPNVWQTSVQMFLPSLLSRPTPDLVPLGRHKEEYFSGPEPKAVLRQFQADLDNLEREIVARNKQLDLPYEYLKPSLIESSVAI from the exons ATGGGCCGCTACCGCATCCACGTGGCCACCGGGGCCTGGCTCTTCTCTGGGTCTTTCAACCGCGTGCAgctgtggctggtgggggagcgcggggaggcagagctggagctgCAGCTGAGGCCAGCGCggggccag GTGGAGGAGTTTGAGCAGGACGTTCCCCAGGACTTGGGGCCACTGCAGTTCGTGAAGTTGCGCAAACACCACTCCCTGGTGGACGATGCCTGGTTCTGCGACCGCATCACCGTGCAGGGCCCAGGAGCCTTCCAGGAGGCCGCCTTCCCCTGCTACAGCTGGGTGCAGGGCGAGGACCTGCTGACCCTGCCCGAGGGCACCG CCCGCCTGGCAGGAAACAATACTTGGGATGTGTTCCAGAAGCACCGAGAACAGGAACTGGAGGAAAGACAGCAAATCTACTG CTGGGCCACCTGGAGAGAAGGGTTACCCCTGACAATAGCTGCAGACAGTATAGATGATCTACCAGCAAATACAAGATTCCACGAGAAGAAGAGGCTGGACTATGAATGGACAATGATTACAGG GATTATGGATATTGCCCTTAAACATGTTTATGCCTTCTTGAGATCCTGGAACAGCCTAGAAGATTTTGATGCATTATTCTGGGGACAAAAGACAGCTCTGGCTG AGAAGGTTCAGAAGTGCTGGCAGGATGATGAGCTTTTTGGCTACCAGTTCCTCAGTGGTGCCAATCCCATGCTGTTGAGACGCTCCACCTCTCTGCCCTCCCGGCTGGTAATGCCCTCAGGGATGGGGGACCTTCAGGCCCAGTTGGAAAAAGAACTACAG AACGGTTCCCTGTTTGAGGCTGACTTCATCCTACTGGATGGAATTCCAGCCAATGTGATCCAAGGAGAGAAGCAGTACCTGGCTGCTCCCCTTGTCATGCTGAAGATGGAGCCCAGTGGGAAGCTGCTGCCCATGGTCATCCAG ATCGAGCCTCCCAATCCCAGCAACCCTACCCCATCACTGTTCCTGCCCTCAGATCCTCCACTTGCCTGGCTTCTGGCAAAGATCTGGGTCCGAAGTTCAGATTTCCATCTACATGAGCTCCAGTATCACATTCTGAACACTCACCTACTGGCTGAGGTCATCACTGTGGCCACCATGAGGTGCCTCCCAGGACTGCACCCAGTCTTCAAG CTCCTGATCCCACACACACGCTACACGCTGGACGTCAACACCCGGGCACGAGTTCAACTCATCTCAGATGGAGGTTTATTTGATAAGGTAAGAAG CACAGGTGGAGGAGGGCATGTGCAGGTGCTCCGTCGGGCCATGACTCAGCTGACCTACCGTTCTGTCTGTCCTCCTGACGATCTGGCTGACCGGGGCCTGCTGGGAATCCCAAGTGCCCTCTATGCCCATGATGCTTTACGACTCTGGGAGATCATTGCTCG GTACGTGGAGGGGATCGTCCACCTCTTCTACCACGGGGATGACGTCGTGAGAGGGGACCCTgagctgcaggcctggtgtcGGGAGATCACTGAGGTGGGGCTGTGCCAGGCCCAGGACCGAG GTTTCCCTGTCTCCTTCCAGTCTCgagctcagctctgccatttccttACTATGTGCATCTTCAGATGCACTGCCCAGCATGCAGCAGTCAATGCAGGCCAG TTTGACTGGTTTGCCTGGGTCCCTAATGCCCCGTGCTCAATGCGgatgcccccacccaccaccaaggAAGATGTCACAATGGACACAGTGATGGGCTCACTGCCTAATGTCTGGCAGACCAGTGTTCAAATGTTTCTCCCATCGCTCCTGAGCCGGCCGACACCAGACTTG GTACCACTGGGGCGTCACAAAGAAGAATATTTCTCAGGTCCTGAGCCCAAGGCTGTTTTAAGGCAGTTTCAGGCTGATCTGGACAACCTGGAAAGGGAAATTGTGGCCCGGAATAAGCAGCTAGACCTTCCCTATGAATACCTGAAGCCCAGCCTCATAGAGAGCAGTGTTGCTATCTGA
- the LOC103296944 gene encoding polyunsaturated fatty acid lipoxygenase ALOX12-like isoform X2, which yields MGRYRIHVATGAWLFSGSFNRVQLWLVGERGEAELELQLRPARGQVEEFEQDVPQDLGPLQFVKLRKHHSLVDDAWFCDRITVQGPGAFQEAAFPCYSWVQGEDLLTLPEGTARLAGNNTWDVFQKHREQELEERQQIYCWATWREGLPLTIAADSIDDLPANTRFHEKKRLDYEWTMITGIMDIALKHVYAFLRSWNSLEDFDALFWGQKTALAEKVQKCWQDDELFGYQFLSGANPMLLRRSTSLPSRLVMPSGMGDLQAQLEKELQNGSLFEADFILLDGIPANVIQGEKQYLAAPLVMLKMEPSGKLLPMVIQIEPPNPSNPTPSLFLPSDPPLAWLLAKIWVRSSDFHLHELQYHILNTHLLAEVITVATMRCLPGLHPVFKLLIPHTRYTLDVNTRARVQLISDGGLFDKAGSTGGGGHVQVLRRAMTQLTYRSVCPPDDLADRGLLGIPSALYAHDALRLWEIIARYVEGIVHLFYHGDDVVRGDPELQAWCREITEVGLCQAQDRGFPVSFQSRAQLCHFLTMCIFRCTAQHAAVNAGQFDWFAWVPNAPCSMRMPPPTTKEDVTMDTVMGSLPNVWQTSVQMFLPSLLSRPTPDLVPLGRHKEEYFSGPEPKAVLRQFQADLDNLEREIVARNKQLDLPYEYLKPSLIESSVAI from the exons ATGGGCCGCTACCGCATCCACGTGGCCACCGGGGCCTGGCTCTTCTCTGGGTCTTTCAACCGCGTGCAgctgtggctggtgggggagcgcggggaggcagagctggagctgCAGCTGAGGCCAGCGCggggccag GTGGAGGAGTTTGAGCAGGACGTTCCCCAGGACTTGGGGCCACTGCAGTTCGTGAAGTTGCGCAAACACCACTCCCTGGTGGACGATGCCTGGTTCTGCGACCGCATCACCGTGCAGGGCCCAGGAGCCTTCCAGGAGGCCGCCTTCCCCTGCTACAGCTGGGTGCAGGGCGAGGACCTGCTGACCCTGCCCGAGGGCACCG CCCGCCTGGCAGGAAACAATACTTGGGATGTGTTCCAGAAGCACCGAGAACAGGAACTGGAGGAAAGACAGCAAATCTACTG CTGGGCCACCTGGAGAGAAGGGTTACCCCTGACAATAGCTGCAGACAGTATAGATGATCTACCAGCAAATACAAGATTCCACGAGAAGAAGAGGCTGGACTATGAATGGACAATGATTACAGG GATTATGGATATTGCCCTTAAACATGTTTATGCCTTCTTGAGATCCTGGAACAGCCTAGAAGATTTTGATGCATTATTCTGGGGACAAAAGACAGCTCTGGCTG AGAAGGTTCAGAAGTGCTGGCAGGATGATGAGCTTTTTGGCTACCAGTTCCTCAGTGGTGCCAATCCCATGCTGTTGAGACGCTCCACCTCTCTGCCCTCCCGGCTGGTAATGCCCTCAGGGATGGGGGACCTTCAGGCCCAGTTGGAAAAAGAACTACAG AACGGTTCCCTGTTTGAGGCTGACTTCATCCTACTGGATGGAATTCCAGCCAATGTGATCCAAGGAGAGAAGCAGTACCTGGCTGCTCCCCTTGTCATGCTGAAGATGGAGCCCAGTGGGAAGCTGCTGCCCATGGTCATCCAG ATCGAGCCTCCCAATCCCAGCAACCCTACCCCATCACTGTTCCTGCCCTCAGATCCTCCACTTGCCTGGCTTCTGGCAAAGATCTGGGTCCGAAGTTCAGATTTCCATCTACATGAGCTCCAGTATCACATTCTGAACACTCACCTACTGGCTGAGGTCATCACTGTGGCCACCATGAGGTGCCTCCCAGGACTGCACCCAGTCTTCAAG CTCCTGATCCCACACACACGCTACACGCTGGACGTCAACACCCGGGCACGAGTTCAACTCATCTCAGATGGAGGTTTATTTGATAAG GCAGGAAGCACAGGTGGAGGAGGGCATGTGCAGGTGCTCCGTCGGGCCATGACTCAGCTGACCTACCGTTCTGTCTGTCCTCCTGACGATCTGGCTGACCGGGGCCTGCTGGGAATCCCAAGTGCCCTCTATGCCCATGATGCTTTACGACTCTGGGAGATCATTGCTCG GTACGTGGAGGGGATCGTCCACCTCTTCTACCACGGGGATGACGTCGTGAGAGGGGACCCTgagctgcaggcctggtgtcGGGAGATCACTGAGGTGGGGCTGTGCCAGGCCCAGGACCGAG GTTTCCCTGTCTCCTTCCAGTCTCgagctcagctctgccatttccttACTATGTGCATCTTCAGATGCACTGCCCAGCATGCAGCAGTCAATGCAGGCCAG TTTGACTGGTTTGCCTGGGTCCCTAATGCCCCGTGCTCAATGCGgatgcccccacccaccaccaaggAAGATGTCACAATGGACACAGTGATGGGCTCACTGCCTAATGTCTGGCAGACCAGTGTTCAAATGTTTCTCCCATCGCTCCTGAGCCGGCCGACACCAGACTTG GTACCACTGGGGCGTCACAAAGAAGAATATTTCTCAGGTCCTGAGCCCAAGGCTGTTTTAAGGCAGTTTCAGGCTGATCTGGACAACCTGGAAAGGGAAATTGTGGCCCGGAATAAGCAGCTAGACCTTCCCTATGAATACCTGAAGCCCAGCCTCATAGAGAGCAGTGTTGCTATCTGA